In bacterium, the DNA window GCGTTTGCTTGCGTGATACTTGTCAGATGGCTGCTCACAACGCAAGTTGGTTTTTTGTTACAAGCAACCGGACACAACCCACGCGTTGTGCAAGCATTTGCCAAAAGCCCAACGTCTTTTTTAACACTTGGTCTCGTACTCGCTAACATGTTGGCAGGTCTTGCCGGCTCACTGTTGGTGCAATACGTTGGGTTCTTTTCAATCTGGTCAAGCGTCGGTACAATTATTATAACGTTGGCGGGACTCATGCTGGCAGAAATGCTCAGCACGCGTGTTAACGCCGCGCTCATTGCTGGCGCCATCATGTACCAACTTGTTATTGCGCTCACTTTTGAGCTGCAGCTGAATCCCAACTGGAACAAGCTTATTACCGCACTGTTCATTATCGCACTGTTGGCTGGGAAAAAAATAGTGACGGAAAAGGACTAACATGATTTCATTAAAAAATATCAGTAAAAAACACGGCCACAAAACAACTCTTGTCAACGTTAACACCACGATAGAACAAGGCGATTTTATTGTAATTGTGGGGCCCAATGGCGCCGGCAAAACAACGTTGTTCGATTTGATTGCCGGCACACAAGTATCAACGGCCGGTAGAATCACGCTTGATAATAAAGACATTACTACCACCAACGAACATGTTCGCGCACACTGGATGGGCCGCCTGTTGCAAAATCCCGAACATAACACGGTTGACACCATGACCGTCGCCCAAAACCTTGCGCTGGCATTATTTGCAAAAAAATCAGCATCACTTGCTGATGCACTTAAAATTGTTACGCCAGCAGTCATTGACGATATTCAAAAAAATTATGGCATCGATCTTAAGCCATTATTACAAACGCCCATGAAATCACTTTCTGGTGGACAGCGCCAATTGATTGCTTTTATAATGGCAACAATTACCAACCCTCGCCTCCTGCTTTTGGACGAACCAACTGCAGCGCTTGATCCGCAAGCAGCCACCACGCTCTTATCATGCGCGTATCGTTTTATGCAACAGCACCACATGACCGCGCTGTTGATTACACACGATCCTCAGATTGCGTTAACGCTCGGTAATAAATTATGGTTGGTAAAAGATGGTACCGTTACGGTATTTGATGAACAAACCAAGAAAGCACTGAAGCCGCAAGATTTGATTGGCAGCATTGATTATGCAAACATCGTTACGTAAAAAAAGACTTATAGTTAAAACAAAAAAAGCCTCTATTTTGTAGAGGCTTTTTTTATGATAGTTCAGTTTTATTTTTTCATTAACAAGTCATACGCTTCACTAATTTCTTTAAAGCGCGCTTCTGCTTCTTTATTTCCTGGATTTTTGTCAGGATGGAATTGACGCGCCAATCGACGATAAGTTTTCTTAATTTCATCGTCAGAAGCATCCTCTGGCAAGCCTAATACTTCAAGGTTTTTGCGCCGCTCTCCGGCTGGATCAGGAAAATTCCACTGATTATAACTATTCCCATAGCTATGCTGGTTATAGCTATTGTTATTTTTATCTTCCTCGATAATTTTGCCAAGCTCGACAAAGTCCTGGCCACAACCATAGATATGTGCCAACGCTGCAAGAATAAACAAGATTGGTTTTTGTGATGCTTTATCTGCTGCAAAAAATTCAGTACCACAACGCGTGAGCGATCGTAAACCTCTCGCTACTTCTCTTATCGCCATTGCTTGACCAGTCTTTATTTCGTGGTTATCACCTTCACTTGCTGGCACCATTCCCAAGAGGGTTTCTATTAGAATCAAAGCATAAACAAGCTTAGAAACCTGAGGCTGCGCTTGTGGATCAATCACCTGTGCCGGATCATCAAGCGATGCCGCATCCGCTTCTAGCTCATGCTTATTCATCACTGAATAAAGAGCGTCAGCCATTTCATACAAATCGTAAGCGGCCCAAGGATAGGTATAAAGACACCGATCAGTTTTGCCGTTGTTGTACAAATCGAGCAATCCATTCAATAAAGAAAGCCCACTAGGTTCTGTTGACTTTTCAAAAATGTGATTTGAGTGCATGATAACACCAACAAAAAAAACGAGTTTATTAAAAACTCAAAAAGGCGTTATCATGCAAAGAGAGTATATCACAAATGAAGCGTGGCGGAAAATATATCAGTTTCTTAAAAAGAAAAAGGTATTTATGTTAGAAATGAAGGTCTTTGTAAAGAGGTTCATAGTGGGTGTGTATTGGATTTTAAAAACAGGCGCTCAATGGCGAGAACTGCCTGACCGTTATGGCAACTGGAATAGCGTATTCAAGCGATTTGATGTGTGGAGTAAAAGAAAATTTTGAAAAATTGTTAACATTTTGTGCTGACGACCCGACCTTGAATACGTCATGATTGATGCCACAATAGTAAGATCGCATCCTTGCGCAGCGGGTTATGGCAAACAAAGAGAAGGCTTGGGAAGAAGTAAAGGTGGTTTTACCAAAAATTCATGCGACAGTGGATGCCTTTTTTTCTCTAAAATCAAACACTTCAGACATGTCTTTTCTCGCTTTGACAAAAAGGCCCAGAATTACTTATCGTTCGTTTCTTTTGTTGGAGCAATTTTATGGTTACGATGAAAAGTCAACAGAACCTAGCAACTACTTTATTTTTTACAGCTGCATCAGAATTATTCTGTGCACGATGGTACTGTGCTGCCATAAAAAATGGCACACGCAACAACAACGCATATACTTGTGCTGCGCGAGCTGGTGTTAACGACTTAACTTCTCGATATGTTTGACGTCTTGTGCCTGCAGCATGCATAGCTCCGCAAAAAAACAAACTAACAACAAGCGTCACTAATGATAATTTTTTAATACTATGCAAGCCAACCACGATGCTACTTTCGATAAAAAGCCTTTATCCTCAACAAAAAACGTATATTGAAGGATATCAAAAAAGACTTTTACGTCAAACGCAGCTCAGATATTTGCCAACTCAACCGATTAACTAACCACCGCTAGCGGCTCCCTTTGACGACACATGCAAAACATCTTTAAGTTCAGGATTTATGAGTACTTTATCCAAAACATAAATAATCCCATTCACGACTTCTACCGTGTAAATTGGCTTAGGAATATTTTGACGCCATAAGTTTCTTTTACTCAACGTACTTAAATAGCGCTTAGGACCTTCTTTCAAAGCACGCTTAGAAATGGCATCTGGCACAATGTGATAATGAACAAATTTTGAAAGCAAACCTTTCTTAACGGCATCCGGCGTTCTTAACAACGCAAGCCTACCAAACCGAATCAGAGCATCGTCGGTTGGCAAGAAGACGGTGTATTTCCCATTGTTGGCACCAAGTAAATTATTTTTGCCCAACTTGGTATCGAGCAATAACTCATCAAACAACGCATACATTTGTTTAAAATTTCCAGATCGTTCAAGAAAACCCATAATCGTTAATTCGCGATCCGGATTCGGTTCTGCAAATAAGGGATTCACATCGCGAGCATCGCGCGGTGCTGCAGAAAGATCTGCAAAAATAAAAAATAGTAAGAATACATATCGCTTCATAGTACTTGTCCTTTTTTTGAGTTTTGTACAAACATTACTCAATTACGTCAAGACTTTAAGCACCTAGTTTTCGCGTAAAATAATCTTGTAAACGCTTAATGCCTTCACTCACTACTTCAGGATCACGCGCAAAACATAACCGAACAAACGGCTTAGCGGTAGCACCAAAATCACTACCAGGCGCCATCGCTACTTTTGCTTCGTGCAAAACATCCATAACAAAATCTAAACTATCTTCATCGTGAGTTTTAAACAATAAATAAAAACCACCCATCGGTTTAACGTAAGAAATTACACCCTGTTCTTGCAAGTGATCAAAAAATGCGCAAGCAATGTCCCTGCTTTGTTGAATTTTGTCAACAGCAAGCGGCATAATATCGTTTTTATGCTCAAGGCCATATAACGCAGCGTACTGACCAATAACATTTGGACAGTTAAAAGCAGCACCCTGCACCATCGAAATACCTTTGATTAAATGAGCCGGCGCAACCAGATACCCAATCCGCCAACCACTCATGCCCAAACCTTTTGAAAAAGAACCAACACGCATCAGGCGTTCGGATTTTAGAATAAATGGCATACTTGAATGAAACGTGATATCAAAAACAAAATCATCGTACACTTCATCAACAACCAAATAAATCTTATGATCTTCTGCAATTTTTATCAGGTGGCAAAGCTCTTCACGCGACAAAACACTGCCACAGGGATTTGATGGATTTGACAACATAATCATTTTAGTACGATCTGTAATCGCACGTTCAATCGCCGTGCTATCAAACACCCACTGCAACTTGTCGTCAACTTGTTT includes these proteins:
- a CDS encoding DnaJ domain-containing protein; the protein is MAIREVARGLRSLTRCGTEFFAADKASQKPILFILAALAHIYGCGQDFVELGKIIEEDKNNNSYNQHSYGNSYNQWNFPDPAGERRKNLEVLGLPEDASDDEIKKTYRRLARQFHPDKNPGNKEAEARFKEISEAYDLLMKK
- a CDS encoding transposase; the encoded protein is MQREYITNEAWRKIYQFLKKKKVFMLEMKVFVKRFIVGVYWILKTGAQWRELPDRYGNWNSVFKRFDVWSKRKF
- a CDS encoding ATP-binding cassette domain-containing protein; this encodes MISLKNISKKHGHKTTLVNVNTTIEQGDFIVIVGPNGAGKTTLFDLIAGTQVSTAGRITLDNKDITTTNEHVRAHWMGRLLQNPEHNTVDTMTVAQNLALALFAKKSASLADALKIVTPAVIDDIQKNYGIDLKPLLQTPMKSLSGGQRQLIAFIMATITNPRLLLLDEPTAALDPQAATTLLSCAYRFMQQHHMTALLITHDPQIALTLGNKLWLVKDGTVTVFDEQTKKALKPQDLIGSIDYANIVT
- a CDS encoding fasciclin domain-containing protein — translated: MKRYVFLLFFIFADLSAAPRDARDVNPLFAEPNPDRELTIMGFLERSGNFKQMYALFDELLLDTKLGKNNLLGANNGKYTVFLPTDDALIRFGRLALLRTPDAVKKGLLSKFVHYHIVPDAISKRALKEGPKRYLSTLSKRNLWRQNIPKPIYTVEVVNGIIYVLDKVLINPELKDVLHVSSKGAASGG
- a CDS encoding ABC transporter permease → MNEFALLITSIECGLIFSLPILGMFLSSRVLKVDDMTLEGSFGLGGALTALLLSQGLSPLLAMPLAMLAAGAAGFITALMHTTLQLNVLMSGIIVTTGLFSINLILAGANISLASHQTIFKLCSFMTDYKLLFLALFAFACVILVRWLLTTQVGFLLQATGHNPRVVQAFAKSPTSFLTLGLVLANMLAGLAGSLLVQYVGFFSIWSSVGTIIITLAGLMLAEMLSTRVNAALIAGAIMYQLVIALTFELQLNPNWNKLITALFIIALLAGKKIVTEKD
- a CDS encoding pyridoxal phosphate-dependent aminotransferase → MKRYFFLLLLIVVGIETVSAQSADMLELSMPFLKNIETVVRNNEGYISFAQGALRVSGGVNPAIKQYVQEILQTDKADYYQNALGILPLREKLAEVLAREHDIPLSVDNVMISHGGSGALSCLGLTLLKTGDEVILLEPSYPVYESIVKFCKAVPVVVPALTMKQVDDKLQWVFDSTAIERAITDRTKMIMLSNPSNPCGSVLSREELCHLIKIAEDHKIYLVVDEVYDDFVFDITFHSSMPFILKSERLMRVGSFSKGLGMSGWRIGYLVAPAHLIKGISMVQGAAFNCPNVIGQYAALYGLEHKNDIMPLAVDKIQQSRDIACAFFDHLQEQGVISYVKPMGGFYLLFKTHDEDSLDFVMDVLHEAKVAMAPGSDFGATAKPFVRLCFARDPEVVSEGIKRLQDYFTRKLGA